A single region of the Brassica rapa cultivar Chiifu-401-42 chromosome A03, CAAS_Brap_v3.01, whole genome shotgun sequence genome encodes:
- the LOC103862441 gene encoding NEP1-interacting protein 1, which translates to MASYRSQSELCPLSPCPSLGNFVERIKDACRFLVSAVLGTVLSAILTFFFALVGTLLGAVTGALIGQETESGFIRGAAVGAISGAVFSIEVFESSLLLWKSNESRFGCLLYLIDVIVSLISGRLVRERIGPAMLSAVQSQMGPADAATFDDLSSIFDTGGSKGLTVDVVDKIPKIKITGGNNLDASGNKDSCSVCLQDFQLGETVRSLPHCHHMFHLPCIDNWLLRHGSCPMCRRDL; encoded by the exons ATGGCTTCTTATAGATCCCAATCTGAGCTCTGCCCTCTCTCGCCGTGTCCCTCTCTCGGAAACTTCGTTGAACGGATCAAAGACGCATGTCGTTTCCTCGTCTCAGCTGTTCTTGGCACAGTTCTCTCGGCGATCTTGACCTTCTTCTTCGCTCTAG TGGGAACATTGCTTGGAGCAGTCACAGGAGCTTTAATAGGCCAAGAAACCGAGAGCGGCTTCATCCGCGGAGCGGCTGTTGGTGCCATCTCAGGAGCTGTTTTCTCCATCGAAGTCTTTGAATCTTCTCTCCTCCTCTGGAAATCTAATGAGTCACGTTTCGGTTGCCTCCTCTACTTG ATTGATGTCATTGTTAGTCTTATAAGCGGCAGACTCGTACGTGAACGCATAGGTCCAGCAATGCTAAGCGCGGTTCAAAGTCAGATGGGACCTGCGGATGCAGCTACTTTCGATGATCTTTCGAGCATCTTTGACACCGGTGGCTCAAAAGGATTAACAGTAGATGTGGTTGACAAAATAcccaaaatcaaaatcactgGCGGAAACAACTTAGATGCTTCTGGCAACAAAGACTCGTGTTCTGTTTGTCTTCAAGATTTTCAGCTAGGTGAAACTGTGAGAAGCTTGCCACATTGTCATCACATGTTCCACTTGCCTTGCATTGACAATTGGTTACTCAGGCACGGTTCTTGTCCAATGTGTAGACGTGATTTGTAA
- the LOC103862440 gene encoding ras-related protein RABB1b: MSYDYLFKYIIIGDTGVGKSCLLLQFTDKRFQPVHDLTIGVEFGARMVTVAGRPLKLQIWDTAGQESFRSITRSYYRGAAGALLVYDITRRETFNHLASWLEDARQHANPNMSIMLIGNKCDLAHKRAVSKEEGEQFAKEHGLLFLEASARTAQNVEEAFIKTAAKILQNIQDGVFDVSNESSGIKVGYGRPQGAAGGRDGTISQGGGCCG; this comes from the exons ATGTCTTACGATTACCTCTTCAAGTACATCATCATCGGCGACacag GTGTGGGAAAATCATGCTTGCTTCTGCAATTCACTGACAAGAGGTTCCAACCAGTCCACGATCTCACCATTGGTGTCGAGTTCGGTGCTCGCATGGTCACCGTCGCTGGACGTCCCCTCAAACTCCAAATTTGGGACACC GCTGGACAAGAGTCGTTTAGATCCATCACCAGATCCTACTACAGAGGAGCAGCTGGAGCTTTGCTTGTTTACGACATCACCAG GAGAGAGACGTTTAACCATCTGGCGAGCTGGTTAGAGGATGCTCGGCAACATGCTAATCCCAACATGAGTATTATGCTTATTGGCAACAAATGCGATCTCGCTCACAAGAGAGCTGTTAGCAAAGAGGAGGGTGAACAGTTTGCCAAAGAGCATGGACTCTTGTTCTTAGAAGCTTCTGCTAGAACTGCCCAAAACGTTGAGGAG GCCTTCATAAAGACAGCAGCAAAGATCCTCCAGAACATTCAGGACGGTGTCTTTGATGTATCCAATGAG TCATCAGGCATTAAGGTGGGCTACGGGCGTCCTCAAGGTGCAgctggaggaagagatggtaCGATCTCTCAAGGAGGTGGCTGTTGTGGTTAA